A region of Lepeophtheirus salmonis chromosome 13, UVic_Lsal_1.4, whole genome shotgun sequence DNA encodes the following proteins:
- the LOC121128279 gene encoding putative neutral sphingomyelinase, which translates to MADDQAQLIQDNCPHRIPRNKLRHVICLLFIAFILILLLIGLGVYFGYYFGSHHTLKILSLNVWGLPYAFGSLDKEERILKIAEMLHKDPEFDVVFFEELWMPADHATIELELEGVYIMTSFDSMNPCMHLTAPLKCSGLAVLSKYPFHEVEFHPYNSSGHSSEEFVDGEDLVNKGVGRVRLVLPGNVTADLFLTHTVADAPPGKNYTNDDIRLDQVSELVRNGVQRSTADVVILGGDFNASPDSKPYEFIKRYMRSTALDILKILKALFDPVISTYANPKNTWSYNISDPIMYDHIFYKINNHDLLVWTNIFSVPLFHFLDDSGKKKSFSDHEGITATLYYRRK; encoded by the exons ATGGCTGATGACCAAGCACAGCTCATACAAGATAATTGCCCTCATAGGATCCCACGAAATAAACTCCGTCATGTGATTTGCCTCCTGTTTATAGCCTTCATATTGATCCTACTACTCATTGGGTTAGGCGTTTACTTCGGCTATTACTTTGGCTCTCATCACACACTCAAAATCCTTAGCCTCAATGTATGGGGTCTTCCCTATGCATTTGGTTCCTTGGACAAGGAGGAAAGGATATTAAAAATTGCGGAAATGCTGCATAAAGATCCAGAATTTGATGTCGTATTTTTTGAAGAGCTCTGGATGCCTGCGGATCATGCAACGATTGAGTTAGAATTGGAGGGGGTTTACATAATGACTTCTTTTGACTCTATGAATCCGTGTATGCATTTGACGGCTCCATTAAAGTGCTCTGGACTCGCAGTTTTGAGTAAATATCCGTTTCATGAAGTAGAGTTCCATCCTTATAATTCATCAGGCCATTCGTCAGAAGAGTTTGTTGATGGGGAAGATTTAGTTAATAAG ggtGTTGGAAGAGTACGACTCGTATTGCCCGGTAACGTAACGGCGGATTTATTTCTTACTCACACAGTTGCGGACGCTCCCCCTGGAAAGAATTATACGAATGATGATATTCGTTTGGATCAAGTATCCGAGCTGGTTCGTAACGGAGTACAAAGATCCACCGCGGATGTTGTCATTCTAGGGGGAGACTTTAATGCATCTCCGGATTCAAAGCCCTATGAATTTATCAAGCGTTATATGAGGAGTACTGctttggatattttgaaaattttaaaggcACTGTTTGATCCTGTTATTTCAACATATGCAAATCCCAAAAATACATGGTCATACAATATATCCGATCCCATTATGTATGatcatatattctataaaatcaaCAATCATGACCTATTAGTATGGACAAACATCTTCTCCGTGCCACTCTTCCATTTCTTGGATGATTCCGGAAAGAAAAAAAGCTTTTCGGATCATGAAGGAATTACTGCAACATTGtattatagaagaaaataa